The following proteins are encoded in a genomic region of Bacillus sp. FJAT-22090:
- the miaB gene encoding tRNA (N6-isopentenyl adenosine(37)-C2)-methylthiotransferase MiaB encodes MNEESRLLSSQVKEPNSPDKKSEKDYSKYFQTVYTPPSLKEAKKRGKEEVAYHNDFAIAEEFRGMGQNRKFYIRTYGCQMNEHDTEVMAGIFLQLGYEPTDSVDDANVILLNTCAIRENAENKVFGELGHLKHLKQNNPDVLIGVCGCMSQEESVVNKILKTYHQVDMIFGTHNIHRLPNILNEAYLSKEMVVEVWSKEGDVIENLPRVRKGSIKAWVNIMYGCDKFCTYCIVPYTRGKERSRRPEDIIQEIRHLAAQGYKEVTLLGQNVNAYGKDFEDLDYRFGDLMDDLRKIDVARIRFMTSHPRDFDDHLIEVLAKGGNLVEHIHLPVQSGSSDILKIMARKYSREHYLELVQKIKAAIPNASLSTDIIVGFPNETDEQFEETMSLYKEVGFEIAYTYIYSPREGTPAAKMVDNVPMEVKKERLQRLNKLVNDMSAEAMKKHEGQIVEVLVEGESKNNPDVLAGYTRKSKLVNFKGPKEIIGQLVQVKITEAKTWSLTGELVEVPNELKVGI; translated from the coding sequence ATGAACGAAGAATCACGATTACTAAGTAGTCAAGTCAAAGAACCTAATTCTCCGGACAAAAAATCCGAGAAGGATTATAGTAAATATTTTCAAACTGTATATACACCACCTTCCTTAAAAGAAGCAAAAAAAAGAGGTAAGGAAGAAGTTGCTTACCATAACGATTTTGCCATAGCTGAAGAATTTAGAGGGATGGGTCAAAATCGCAAATTTTATATTCGTACTTATGGTTGTCAAATGAACGAACATGATACTGAAGTAATGGCTGGTATATTCCTGCAATTAGGCTATGAACCAACTGATTCTGTGGACGATGCAAATGTAATCTTACTTAATACATGTGCGATTCGTGAAAATGCAGAAAATAAAGTATTTGGTGAACTAGGTCACTTAAAACATTTGAAGCAGAACAATCCTGATGTATTGATCGGTGTCTGTGGATGTATGTCTCAAGAAGAATCAGTAGTCAACAAAATATTGAAAACCTACCATCAAGTAGATATGATTTTCGGTACACATAATATTCATCGTTTACCTAACATTTTAAACGAGGCTTATCTATCAAAGGAAATGGTAGTAGAAGTTTGGTCAAAAGAAGGCGATGTAATTGAAAACCTGCCAAGAGTAAGAAAAGGTTCTATTAAAGCGTGGGTAAATATTATGTATGGCTGTGATAAATTCTGTACATATTGTATCGTGCCTTATACTCGAGGGAAAGAGCGAAGTCGTCGTCCAGAAGATATTATTCAAGAAATTAGACACCTTGCAGCACAAGGATATAAAGAAGTAACATTATTAGGTCAAAACGTAAATGCCTATGGAAAGGACTTTGAAGATTTAGATTACCGTTTTGGTGATTTAATGGATGATCTGCGTAAAATCGATGTAGCGCGTATTCGTTTCATGACGAGCCATCCAAGAGATTTTGATGACCATCTAATAGAAGTACTTGCTAAAGGCGGAAACTTAGTAGAACATATTCATTTACCAGTTCAATCTGGTTCTTCTGATATATTAAAAATTATGGCTCGTAAATATTCAAGAGAGCATTATTTAGAACTTGTTCAAAAAATTAAAGCTGCGATTCCAAATGCATCTTTATCAACAGATATTATTGTAGGGTTCCCGAATGAGACAGATGAGCAATTTGAAGAGACCATGTCTTTATATAAAGAAGTAGGATTTGAAATTGCTTACACGTATATTTATTCTCCTCGAGAAGGAACTCCAGCTGCAAAAATGGTTGATAATGTACCGATGGAAGTGAAAAAAGAACGACTGCAGCGTTTAAATAAACTAGTAAATGACATGTCTGCGGAAGCTATGAAAAAGCATGAGGGACAAATTGTGGAAGTGTTAGTAGAAGGAGAAAGTAAAAACAATCCTGATGTACTAGCAGGTTATACAAGAAAAAGTAAGCTCGTTAACTTTAAAGGACCAAAAGAAATTATTGGTCAGTTAGTACAAGTTAAAATTACGGAAGCAAAAACATGGTCACTTACTGGAGAATTAGTTGAAGTACCAAATGAACTTAAGGTGGGAATTTAA
- a CDS encoding ABC transporter ATP-binding protein, protein MENAIEVKGLAKIFSNFKALEDVNFYVKKGEIFGFLGPSGSGKTTTIKILTGQLEPTEGKAFVFGENVSTLNTPTARKRFGVLTDNSGLYGRLTIYENLKLYCQLYDLPTSKVDEALGFVNLKEESKKKVSTLSKGMTQRVILARAILHEPELLFLDEPTSALDPVNTLHIYNGLRELNKRGTTIFLTTHDMQETDTLCDRVAFLNKGHIQLMDQPSKLKKQFADDTLTLELTNDEKLVLPKNAAGAEEMYHLMKENRVVTVHSNEPTLGDIFVNVTGGELV, encoded by the coding sequence ATGGAAAATGCAATTGAAGTAAAAGGATTAGCAAAAATATTTTCTAATTTTAAAGCACTTGAAGATGTCAATTTTTATGTGAAAAAAGGAGAAATTTTTGGCTTTCTTGGACCAAGTGGATCAGGGAAAACGACGACGATCAAAATTTTAACTGGTCAGTTAGAGCCAACCGAAGGAAAAGCATTTGTTTTTGGTGAGAATGTATCTACTCTAAATACTCCGACTGCTCGGAAGCGTTTTGGGGTTCTAACGGATAATAGTGGGCTGTATGGTCGACTTACTATATATGAGAATTTAAAATTATATTGCCAACTTTACGATCTTCCAACTAGCAAAGTTGATGAGGCGCTTGGCTTTGTAAATCTAAAAGAGGAAAGTAAAAAGAAAGTATCTACCTTATCCAAAGGTATGACACAACGTGTTATTTTAGCAAGAGCCATCCTTCATGAACCAGAGTTATTATTTTTAGACGAGCCGACGTCTGCTTTAGATCCAGTGAACACCCTCCATATTTACAATGGATTAAGGGAGTTAAATAAAAGAGGTACAACTATATTTTTAACAACACATGATATGCAAGAAACAGACACATTGTGTGATCGTGTTGCTTTTCTAAATAAAGGACATATCCAGCTAATGGATCAACCAAGCAAGTTAAAAAAACAATTTGCAGATGATACATTAACATTGGAATTGACGAATGATGAGAAACTAGTTCTTCCAAAAAATGCAGCAGGTGCGGAAGAAATGTATCATTTAATGAAAGAAAACAGAGTGGTGACAGTTCATTCAAATGAACCTACTTTAGGAGATATATTTGTAAATGTGACAGGGGGAGAATTAGTATGA
- a CDS encoding stage V sporulation protein S, which yields MDSLKVSSRSNPNSVAGALVAVIREQGYAEMQAVGAGALNQAIKAIAIARGFVAPSGTDLTCSPAFTDIIISGEDRTALKLLVEKKTK from the coding sequence GTGGATTCTTTAAAAGTATCTTCTCGTTCAAACCCAAATTCCGTTGCAGGTGCTTTAGTAGCAGTAATAAGAGAACAAGGGTATGCAGAAATGCAAGCAGTAGGAGCTGGTGCATTAAATCAGGCAATTAAAGCTATTGCCATAGCAAGAGGATTTGTCGCACCGAGTGGTACTGATTTAACTTGTTCGCCTGCTTTCACGGATATTATTATTTCAGGTGAAGATCGAACTGCTTTGAAGTTATTGGTAGAAAAAAAGACAAAATAA
- a CDS encoding LytTR family transcriptional regulator DNA-binding domain-containing protein, which translates to MSLNFLQAEKQINDSVIFPAFDLTTVPGEVVALCTSVNVREQLIDILLRKTLLSNGEIQHNPDEALGFFFLIDGVYERLTVKESLKFFRQLYKSEVIIEDIVRLVQLDSKINKKLKQLTYSEKKRVQLAYLLIQDPEIYIMEELDQNLDVESKRIFTNVLKQLKTAQKTILILTGQIESAVTFADKIFRLDDKGIHLLQIEEENPDEDFSEVNDNVKDKIAQPIRFEKIPTKVNEKIVLFDPPEIDYIESTEGQTFLHIKGENFPCSFTLNELEDRLLPFGFFRCHRSYIVNLQKVREVITWTRNSYSLVLEDHNKSSVPLSKSKMADLKGMLGLK; encoded by the coding sequence ATGTCCCTTAACTTTTTACAAGCCGAGAAACAGATAAATGATTCTGTTATCTTTCCTGCATTTGATTTAACGACAGTTCCAGGTGAGGTTGTTGCATTATGTACGAGCGTGAACGTTCGTGAACAGCTTATTGATATTCTATTAAGAAAGACATTGTTATCTAATGGAGAAATTCAACATAATCCAGATGAAGCATTAGGATTTTTCTTTCTTATTGATGGAGTATACGAACGTCTAACTGTTAAAGAGTCATTAAAATTTTTCAGACAGTTATATAAATCAGAAGTGATTATAGAAGATATAGTTCGTTTAGTTCAACTTGATTCGAAGATAAATAAAAAATTAAAACAACTTACATACTCTGAAAAAAAACGTGTGCAGTTAGCATACCTACTTATTCAGGATCCTGAAATTTACATAATGGAAGAACTCGATCAAAATTTAGATGTGGAATCTAAGCGTATATTTACTAACGTTCTAAAACAACTAAAAACTGCTCAAAAAACTATATTAATTTTGACTGGTCAAATTGAAAGCGCCGTTACATTTGCCGATAAAATTTTTCGATTAGATGATAAAGGAATCCATCTATTACAAATCGAAGAAGAAAATCCAGATGAGGATTTTTCGGAGGTTAATGATAATGTAAAAGATAAAATTGCCCAACCTATTCGGTTTGAAAAAATCCCGACGAAAGTAAATGAAAAAATTGTATTATTTGATCCTCCTGAAATTGATTATATTGAAAGTACAGAAGGGCAAACATTTTTACATATAAAAGGAGAAAATTTTCCTTGTAGTTTTACATTAAATGAATTAGAAGATCGACTACTTCCATTTGGTTTTTTTAGATGTCATCGTTCCTATATAGTAAATCTACAAAAAGTTCGCGAAGTCATCACATGGACAAGAAATAGTTATAGCCTTGTACTAGAAGATCATAATAAATCGTCTGTTCCATTATCAAAATCGAAAATGGCAGATTTAAAAGGAATGTTGGGCTTAAAATAA
- a CDS encoding 2-oxoacid:ferredoxin oxidoreductase subunit beta yields MVTFKDFRNNVKPNWCPGCGDFSVQAAIQRAAANVGIQPHDLAVISGIGCSGRISGYIHSYGFHGIHGRALPIAQGLKMANKDLHVIASGGDGDGFAIGIGHTIHSIRRNIDLTYVVMDNQIYGLTKGQTSPRSAEGFKTKSTPGGAIEPSLKPLELALTSGATFVAQGFSSDIKELTAIIEAGINHKGFSFINVFSPCVTYNKVNTYDWFKEHLTKLSNVEGYDHTSREDALKVVMETEGLVTGIIYQNENAPSYQEQAPGYAQTPLVDQNLKMSEQEFNALLQDFM; encoded by the coding sequence ATGGTGACATTTAAAGATTTTCGTAATAATGTAAAACCAAACTGGTGTCCAGGATGTGGTGACTTTTCTGTTCAAGCAGCTATTCAACGTGCAGCAGCAAATGTAGGCATTCAACCCCATGATTTAGCCGTAATATCAGGTATTGGCTGTTCTGGACGAATTTCAGGATATATACACTCATATGGTTTTCATGGTATTCATGGGAGAGCACTTCCTATTGCTCAAGGTTTAAAAATGGCGAACAAGGATCTTCACGTCATTGCTTCTGGTGGAGACGGTGATGGTTTTGCTATCGGAATCGGCCATACTATTCACTCGATTCGACGTAATATTGATTTAACATATGTAGTAATGGATAACCAAATTTACGGTCTCACAAAAGGGCAAACTTCTCCACGTTCTGCGGAAGGATTTAAAACTAAGTCAACACCTGGTGGAGCAATTGAACCTTCACTAAAACCGCTTGAATTAGCTTTAACTTCTGGGGCTACATTTGTTGCTCAAGGTTTTTCGTCAGATATTAAAGAGTTAACTGCAATCATTGAAGCTGGTATTAACCATAAAGGTTTCTCTTTTATTAACGTATTTAGCCCTTGTGTAACATACAATAAAGTAAATACGTATGATTGGTTCAAAGAACATTTAACAAAGCTTTCTAACGTTGAAGGTTATGATCATACGAGTAGAGAAGATGCACTAAAAGTCGTAATGGAAACGGAAGGGCTAGTCACAGGAATCATTTATCAAAATGAGAATGCTCCATCTTATCAAGAGCAAGCACCTGGATACGCACAAACTCCACTTGTTGATCAAAACTTGAAAATGAGTGAACAAGAATTTAACGCATTGTTACAAGATTTTATGTGA
- a CDS encoding TAXI family TRAP transporter solute-binding subunit translates to MKKQFKWVAILSIIALFILSACGSTENGSESGSGEESGKTKEDVKYLSLLTGGTQGTYYPLGGTFAELISTETDIKTTAEVSQASAANMTALQNGEGDIAFVQTDIAFYGTEGTLMFEGKKTDSVSALGALYPETIQLVTLADSGITSYDDLKGKKVSVGAPGSGTYANAEQLLEIHGLTMDDIEAQNLDFGESTDGIQSGQIDAAFITAGYPTSAVEALNATNKVTIIPVSEEKADALIKKYPYYAKDKIPAGTYGLKEEVPAVSVLAMLAVKKELPEDLVYEITKAIYDNTEKISHAKGEFIKAETGLDGIGIEIHPGAQKYFDEVNK, encoded by the coding sequence ATGAAAAAGCAATTCAAATGGGTAGCAATCTTAAGTATTATAGCATTATTTATATTATCAGCTTGTGGCTCAACTGAGAATGGTTCTGAAAGCGGGTCTGGAGAAGAATCTGGTAAAACAAAAGAAGATGTTAAATATTTGAGTCTATTAACTGGCGGAACACAAGGGACGTATTATCCTCTTGGTGGTACATTTGCAGAGTTAATTTCTACAGAAACAGATATTAAAACAACTGCAGAAGTTTCTCAAGCATCCGCTGCAAACATGACAGCGTTACAAAATGGTGAAGGCGATATTGCTTTTGTTCAAACGGACATTGCATTCTACGGAACCGAAGGTACATTAATGTTTGAGGGTAAAAAAACGGATAGTGTTTCTGCACTAGGTGCACTTTACCCTGAAACAATTCAACTAGTAACTTTAGCTGATTCAGGTATTACTTCATACGATGACTTAAAAGGTAAAAAAGTTTCTGTTGGTGCTCCAGGTTCTGGTACTTACGCAAACGCAGAACAGTTATTAGAAATTCATGGTTTAACAATGGATGATATCGAAGCACAAAACTTGGATTTCGGTGAGTCGACAGATGGTATTCAATCTGGACAAATTGACGCTGCATTTATTACAGCAGGTTATCCAACTAGTGCTGTTGAAGCGTTAAACGCAACTAATAAAGTAACAATCATTCCAGTAAGTGAAGAAAAGGCCGATGCATTGATCAAGAAATACCCATATTATGCAAAAGATAAGATTCCAGCGGGAACTTATGGATTAAAAGAAGAAGTTCCAGCAGTTTCAGTACTTGCAATGCTAGCTGTTAAAAAAGAACTTCCAGAAGATTTAGTATATGAAATTACAAAAGCAATATACGATAACACAGAAAAAATAAGTCATGCAAAAGGGGAATTTATTAAAGCTGAAACTGGCTTAGATGGTATTGGTATTGAAATTCACCCAGGCGCGCAAAAATATTTTGATGAAGTAAACAAGTAA
- a CDS encoding RicAFT regulatory complex protein RicA family protein, producing MTTKYSRDEIIEKAKEIANMIANTEEVDFFKRAEAQINENQQVREKIASLKSLQKQAVNFQHLGKEKALKMIEGKIEAIEAEIDEIPIVQEFKQSQGDVNSLLQLVANSISNNVTNQIIEATEGDLLRGETGSQVRNSTPGSCS from the coding sequence TTGACTACAAAGTATTCAAGAGACGAAATCATTGAAAAAGCAAAAGAAATAGCTAACATGATTGCCAACACAGAAGAAGTAGATTTCTTCAAAAGAGCGGAAGCACAAATCAATGAAAACCAGCAAGTTCGTGAAAAAATTGCCAGTCTTAAAAGTTTACAAAAACAAGCAGTAAACTTTCAACATTTAGGAAAAGAAAAGGCTCTAAAAATGATTGAAGGAAAAATTGAAGCAATTGAAGCTGAAATTGATGAAATTCCTATTGTTCAAGAGTTTAAGCAATCACAAGGAGATGTTAACAGTCTTCTTCAGTTAGTAGCTAACTCAATCTCTAACAATGTTACAAATCAAATTATTGAAGCAACCGAAGGCGACTTACTAAGAGGGGAAACAGGATCTCAAGTAAGAAACTCAACACCAGGTAGCTGCTCTTAA
- a CDS encoding 2-oxoacid:acceptor oxidoreductase subunit alpha, with product MLQQLSWKVGGQQGEGIESTGEIFSMAMNRLGYYLYGYRHFSSRIKGGHTNNKICVRPTQVRTIPDDLDILVAFDQETIDVNYKELTEKSIILADSKFSPVSPEDCLAPMYIVPFTEIAAELGTSLMKNMVAIGATSALLNLDKAVFQGVVDEIFGKKGTEVVEKNMQAIQQGFDIMAEQLGDRLGEWELVAADGKHRMFMIGNDAIALGALAAGVRFMAAYPITPASEIMEYMIKKLPLFGGAVIQTEDEIAAATMAIGSNYGGVRAFTASAGPGLSLMMEAIGLSGMTEQPLVIVDTQRGGPSTGLPTKQEQSDLMQMIYGTHGEIPKVVIAPSTGEEAFFDTIQAFNIAEELQCPVIILSDLQLSLGKQTVEPFDYSKIEIRRGKLVQNEEIPVAEDKAYFKRFEVTEDGISPRVLPGTEHAIHHVTGVEHDETGKPSEAATNRKAQMDKRLGKLKNINFNEPVYVSAPYEEADILFVGFNSTRGVLEELQQTFIAQGLKVNHAHIRLIHPFPVDEVQPLVANAKKVIVVENNATGQLANILKMNVGGHDKVIPVTKYDGTPFLPLQLEKQVKELLN from the coding sequence ATGTTGCAACAACTTTCTTGGAAAGTAGGCGGGCAGCAAGGAGAGGGTATTGAAAGTACTGGTGAAATTTTCTCAATGGCGATGAATCGCCTTGGATATTACCTTTACGGATATCGTCATTTCTCTTCTCGTATTAAAGGTGGACATACGAATAATAAAATCTGTGTACGACCTACGCAAGTTCGTACAATACCAGATGATTTAGATATACTAGTAGCATTCGATCAAGAAACAATTGATGTAAATTACAAAGAACTTACAGAGAAAAGTATTATTTTAGCAGATTCTAAGTTTTCTCCAGTATCTCCTGAAGATTGTTTGGCACCTATGTATATAGTTCCATTTACAGAGATTGCAGCTGAACTCGGTACTTCCTTGATGAAAAACATGGTGGCAATTGGGGCAACATCCGCTCTATTAAATTTAGATAAAGCAGTGTTCCAAGGTGTAGTAGATGAGATTTTCGGTAAAAAAGGAACAGAAGTAGTAGAAAAAAATATGCAAGCTATTCAACAAGGCTTTGATATAATGGCAGAACAATTAGGGGACCGATTAGGGGAATGGGAACTAGTTGCAGCTGATGGGAAACATCGTATGTTTATGATTGGAAATGATGCTATTGCACTTGGAGCATTAGCAGCAGGAGTACGCTTCATGGCGGCTTATCCAATTACACCAGCTTCTGAAATTATGGAATATATGATTAAAAAGCTACCACTATTTGGTGGAGCAGTTATTCAAACAGAAGACGAAATTGCCGCAGCAACAATGGCTATAGGTTCTAACTACGGTGGTGTACGTGCATTTACCGCATCAGCAGGACCAGGGCTATCTTTAATGATGGAGGCAATCGGGCTATCTGGTATGACAGAGCAACCACTTGTTATTGTAGATACTCAGCGTGGAGGACCTTCTACAGGACTTCCAACAAAACAAGAACAGTCTGACTTAATGCAAATGATTTATGGTACACATGGGGAAATACCAAAAGTGGTTATAGCACCAAGTACAGGGGAAGAAGCATTTTTTGATACAATTCAAGCGTTTAATATTGCAGAAGAACTTCAATGCCCTGTCATAATCTTATCCGATTTACAACTTTCACTTGGTAAACAAACTGTTGAGCCATTTGATTATTCTAAAATTGAGATCCGTCGTGGTAAATTAGTTCAAAATGAAGAAATTCCTGTGGCGGAGGATAAAGCTTACTTCAAACGTTTTGAAGTTACAGAGGATGGTATTTCACCACGAGTTCTACCAGGTACAGAACATGCTATTCACCATGTAACAGGCGTAGAGCATGATGAAACAGGAAAACCTTCCGAAGCTGCTACAAATCGTAAAGCACAAATGGACAAACGTCTTGGAAAGTTAAAAAATATTAACTTTAATGAACCTGTCTATGTAAGTGCTCCTTATGAAGAGGCAGATATTTTATTTGTTGGATTTAACTCAACAAGAGGTGTGCTAGAAGAATTACAGCAAACATTTATTGCTCAGGGATTAAAAGTGAATCATGCCCATATTCGGTTAATTCACCCGTTCCCAGTTGATGAAGTGCAGCCACTTGTTGCGAATGCAAAGAAAGTAATTGTAGTTGAAAATAATGCTACCGGCCAATTAGCAAACATCTTAAAAATGAATGTTGGCGGGCATGATAAAGTCATCCCTGTAACGAAGTATGATGGAACACCTTTCTTACCACTACAGCTTGAAAAACAAGTAAAGGAGTTGCTTAACTGA
- a CDS encoding TRAP transporter permease produces the protein MDDKKNPKSPGNQFEELSVEDQQAILEKYDLESNTRTLSGILKYVIYFGLMAFSLFQLYTAIFGQFPAQIQRTVHLGFGLLFVFLLFPARRKLSKTKIPFYDFILGAGAILVGSYWTIHYNRLVQSLGQFEGIDFYVGLLAIVLVLEAARRAVGLPITIIAGLFLVYAYLGPYFPAFMAHRGQSIENIVNLMFFTTDGILGTPLAVSSTYIFAFLLFGAFLVKTGVGQYFNDLSVAVAGKLIGGPAKVAIFSSALQGMISGSSVANVVTSGAYTIPMMKSLGYKKDFAGAVEASSSTGGQLMPPIMGAAAFLMVEFIGRGITYWDIAKAAAIPAILYFTGIWIMTHFEAKRLGLKGLTDEQMPDRKEILKKIYLILPIFLIIILMMVGVPVIHSALYGILACIIVGLINKDTRLGPLEILDALVDGARTALGVVAATACAGIIVGVVVKTGLGLSLATSLVKLAGGSILLTLFFVMIASLILGMGAPTTANYVITSTIAAPAIIALLAPDVPQSAVPIVVLLSAHFFVFYFGIIADITPPVALAAFAASGISGGDPIKTGVQASKLAIAAFIIPYMIVFSPTLLMIDTTFWEIIWVFFTAIIGMIAIGAGMIGYWYRKVTWIERIFAVGSGLLLIYPESISDIVGLVVFGILLAIQLVTREKNKDKQAIAL, from the coding sequence ATGGACGATAAGAAGAACCCAAAATCTCCAGGCAACCAGTTTGAAGAGCTGTCTGTCGAGGATCAGCAGGCCATTTTAGAAAAATACGATTTAGAATCTAATACCCGTACTTTAAGTGGAATATTAAAATATGTCATTTATTTTGGTTTAATGGCATTTTCTTTATTTCAGCTATACACGGCTATTTTCGGTCAGTTCCCAGCACAAATTCAACGAACAGTCCATTTAGGATTTGGTTTATTATTTGTATTCTTACTGTTTCCTGCACGTCGTAAATTATCGAAAACTAAAATTCCATTTTACGATTTTATACTTGGAGCAGGTGCGATTTTAGTGGGAAGCTACTGGACGATTCATTATAACCGCCTCGTTCAGAGTTTGGGACAATTTGAAGGAATCGACTTTTACGTTGGACTACTTGCAATAGTCCTAGTATTAGAAGCAGCAAGACGTGCAGTAGGTTTACCTATCACAATTATCGCAGGATTGTTTCTAGTGTATGCATATTTAGGTCCTTATTTCCCTGCATTCATGGCACATCGAGGGCAAAGTATTGAGAACATTGTAAATTTAATGTTCTTTACGACGGATGGGATATTAGGTACGCCACTAGCAGTTTCTTCTACCTATATTTTCGCATTCTTATTATTTGGTGCGTTTTTAGTGAAAACTGGAGTAGGACAATACTTTAATGATTTATCCGTTGCTGTAGCCGGAAAGTTAATCGGTGGTCCAGCAAAAGTAGCAATTTTCTCTTCTGCTTTGCAAGGAATGATATCTGGTAGTTCTGTAGCAAATGTAGTTACATCGGGTGCTTATACAATTCCAATGATGAAATCGCTCGGGTATAAAAAGGATTTTGCAGGAGCTGTAGAAGCATCGTCTTCTACAGGTGGACAGCTAATGCCTCCAATTATGGGTGCTGCCGCGTTCTTGATGGTTGAATTTATCGGGCGGGGAATAACATATTGGGATATTGCAAAAGCTGCTGCTATTCCTGCAATACTGTATTTTACAGGAATATGGATAATGACACATTTTGAAGCAAAAAGATTAGGTCTTAAAGGATTAACGGATGAACAAATGCCTGATCGCAAAGAGATATTAAAAAAGATCTATTTAATTTTACCTATTTTCCTAATCATTATACTTATGATGGTAGGAGTTCCGGTTATTCACTCTGCTTTATATGGAATTTTGGCCTGCATCATAGTTGGTTTAATCAACAAGGATACTCGTCTTGGACCTCTTGAAATTTTGGATGCTTTAGTAGATGGAGCACGAACTGCTCTAGGTGTAGTTGCAGCAACTGCATGTGCAGGAATTATCGTCGGAGTTGTTGTAAAGACTGGTTTAGGTTTAAGCTTAGCAACGAGCCTAGTTAAACTTGCAGGCGGAAGTATTTTGTTAACTTTGTTCTTTGTAATGATCGCTTCCCTTATTTTGGGAATGGGTGCTCCTACAACGGCAAACTATGTAATTACATCAACCATTGCTGCACCAGCAATAATCGCATTATTAGCACCAGACGTACCACAAAGCGCAGTACCAATTGTTGTGTTATTATCAGCACATTTCTTCGTTTTCTATTTCGGAATTATCGCGGATATAACCCCGCCAGTAGCGCTTGCCGCCTTTGCTGCCTCAGGTATTTCGGGTGGAGATCCTATTAAAACGGGTGTGCAAGCCTCAAAACTTGCTATAGCTGCTTTTATAATTCCATATATGATTGTATTTTCACCAACCTTATTAATGATTGATACAACATTTTGGGAAATAATTTGGGTGTTCTTTACCGCAATAATTGGAATGATTGCAATTGGAGCAGGGATGATTGGTTACTGGTACCGAAAAGTGACTTGGATTGAGAGAATATTTGCAGTAGGCTCAGGTTTATTGTTAATATATCCAGAAAGTATTTCTGATATCGTAGGATTAGTTGTATTTGGGATTTTACTAGCAATTCAATTAGTTACGCGTGAGAAAAATAAGGATAAACAAGCAATTGCATTATAA
- a CDS encoding DUF1850 domain-containing protein, with translation MKRIIATFLIIILISLLFIPMWTVFVFTETRNENSVLHYIPISEEKDFQIIFTHSIHLTDVIESYRVEDTNKIRLMSMKYSDVAIGMPSYPEEGQKLNYQDGIYTLQYDDAVLQNFTLYIGDVDYPLSFKYKNKIFDLKTNLVRGKSYLFEVKKISLVEKMKGVRLNGR, from the coding sequence ATGAAAAGAATAATAGCAACTTTTTTAATCATAATACTTATAAGTTTATTATTTATTCCAATGTGGACCGTGTTTGTCTTTACGGAAACAAGAAACGAGAACTCCGTTCTCCATTACATACCAATAAGTGAAGAGAAAGACTTTCAAATTATTTTTACTCATTCTATTCATCTGACTGATGTTATTGAGAGTTATAGAGTAGAAGATACAAATAAAATTCGTTTAATGTCAATGAAATATAGTGACGTTGCGATTGGTATGCCTAGTTATCCAGAGGAAGGTCAAAAGTTAAACTATCAGGATGGGATTTATACGCTTCAATATGATGATGCAGTCTTACAAAACTTCACCTTATATATTGGGGATGTTGACTACCCATTAAGTTTTAAATATAAAAATAAGATATTTGATTTAAAAACGAATCTCGTTAGAGGAAAGTCATATTTATTTGAAGTGAAAAAAATATCTCTAGTTGAAAAAATGAAAGGAGTCAGACTGAATGGACGATAA